From one Esox lucius isolate fEsoLuc1 chromosome 11, fEsoLuc1.pri, whole genome shotgun sequence genomic stretch:
- the cant1a gene encoding soluble calcium-activated nucleotidase 1 isoform X1, translating to MKMTSGQHLGRRRRKGPSPAPTPMPVSLGYTHLDQNDPSVNLLHISVGGLPMLASMANPTDPRFRLKWRAIVAVTLALALVLLYIHLTPGLRSQASRNVKSGHTAMVVGESADRFNDTYPLSPPERTPQGTRYRIGVIADLDTDSRSDKKLTWFSYMRRGHLLVSESGDKVAVEWDVERVVLESHLAEKGRGMELSELAVFNGKLYSVDDRTGVVYHIDGNRAVPWVILPDGDGSIPKGFKAEWLAVKDEHLYVGGLGKEWTTTTGEVVNNNPEWVKVVGHRGDVQHQNWVPKYNYLRSAAGIVPPGYLIHESAAWSDTLQRWFFLPRRASKERYDETADERRATNLVLSCSADFEDITVSRVGPYNPTHGFSSFKFVPNTDDQIIVALKSEEDSGKIASYIMAFTLDGRILLPETKIGDVKYEGLEFI from the exons ATGAAGATGACGTCCGGCCAGCATTTGGGGAGGAGAAGGCGAAAGG GTCCCTCCCCAGCACCTACTCCCATGCCGGTTTCCCTGGGCTACACCCATCTGGATCAAAATGATCCGTCTGTAAACCTGTTGCATATTTCAGTCGGAGGACTCCCCATGTTGGCCTCCATGGCTAACCCCACGGATCCCCGGTTCCGCCTTAAGTGGAGGGCCATCGTGGCGGTGACCCTGGCCCTGGCCTTGGTCCTCCTTTACATCCACTTGACCCCAGGCTTGCGCTCCCAGGCCTCCCGCAACGTGAAGTCCGGCCACACGGCGATGGTGGTAGGCGAGTCGGCCGACCGCTTCAATGACACGTACCCGCTTAGTCCGCCTGAGCGGACCCCGCAAGGCACACGCTACCGCATTGGCGTCATCGCCGACCTGGACACGGACTCGCGCAGCGACAAGAAACTGACGTGGTTCAGCTACATGCGCCGGGGCCACCTTCTGGTGTCGGAGAGCGGCGACAAGGTGGCCGTGGAGTGGGACGTGGAGCGGGTGGTGTTGGAGAGCCACCTGGCTGAGAAGGGCCGGGGCATGGAGCTTTCAGAGCTGGCAGTGTTCAACGGGAAGCTGTACAGCGTGGATGACCGCACGGGCGTGGTTTACCACATCGACGGCAACAGGGCGGTGCCTTGGGTTATCCTGCCTGATGGGGACGGCTCCATCCCCAAAG GGTTTAAGGCGGAGTGGCTAGCAGTGAAGGACGAGCACCTTTATGTGGGCGGCCTGGGGAAGGAGTGGACCACCACCACGGGGGAGGTGGTCAACAACAATCCAGAGTGGGTGAAGGTGGTGGGTCACCGGGGAGACGTGCAGCACCAGAATTGGGTCCCTAAGTACAATTACCTGAGGTCTGCAGCCGGGATCGTACCTCCAG GTTACCTGATTCACGAGTCAGCCGCGTGGAGTGACACTCTGCAGCGGTGGTTCTTCCTCCCACGTCGCGCTAGCAAGGAGCGCTACGATGAGACCGCCGATGAGCGAAGAGCCACCAACCTGGTCCTCAGCTGCTCGGCGGACTTCGAGGACATCACTGTGAGCCGGGTAGGCCCATACAACCCAACGCATGGCTTTTCCTCTTTCAAGTTTGTCCCTAACACAGACGATCAAATCATTGTGGCGCTGAAGTCGGAGGAGGACTCTGGGAAAATTGCCTCGTACATAATGGCTTTTACACTGGATGGACGGATCCTTTTACCCGAAACCAAGATAGGAGATGTGAAGTATGAGGGTCTGGAGTTCATTTAA
- the cant1a gene encoding soluble calcium-activated nucleotidase 1 isoform X2, translated as MPVSLGYTHLDQNDPSVNLLHISVGGLPMLASMANPTDPRFRLKWRAIVAVTLALALVLLYIHLTPGLRSQASRNVKSGHTAMVVGESADRFNDTYPLSPPERTPQGTRYRIGVIADLDTDSRSDKKLTWFSYMRRGHLLVSESGDKVAVEWDVERVVLESHLAEKGRGMELSELAVFNGKLYSVDDRTGVVYHIDGNRAVPWVILPDGDGSIPKGFKAEWLAVKDEHLYVGGLGKEWTTTTGEVVNNNPEWVKVVGHRGDVQHQNWVPKYNYLRSAAGIVPPGYLIHESAAWSDTLQRWFFLPRRASKERYDETADERRATNLVLSCSADFEDITVSRVGPYNPTHGFSSFKFVPNTDDQIIVALKSEEDSGKIASYIMAFTLDGRILLPETKIGDVKYEGLEFI; from the exons ATGCCGGTTTCCCTGGGCTACACCCATCTGGATCAAAATGATCCGTCTGTAAACCTGTTGCATATTTCAGTCGGAGGACTCCCCATGTTGGCCTCCATGGCTAACCCCACGGATCCCCGGTTCCGCCTTAAGTGGAGGGCCATCGTGGCGGTGACCCTGGCCCTGGCCTTGGTCCTCCTTTACATCCACTTGACCCCAGGCTTGCGCTCCCAGGCCTCCCGCAACGTGAAGTCCGGCCACACGGCGATGGTGGTAGGCGAGTCGGCCGACCGCTTCAATGACACGTACCCGCTTAGTCCGCCTGAGCGGACCCCGCAAGGCACACGCTACCGCATTGGCGTCATCGCCGACCTGGACACGGACTCGCGCAGCGACAAGAAACTGACGTGGTTCAGCTACATGCGCCGGGGCCACCTTCTGGTGTCGGAGAGCGGCGACAAGGTGGCCGTGGAGTGGGACGTGGAGCGGGTGGTGTTGGAGAGCCACCTGGCTGAGAAGGGCCGGGGCATGGAGCTTTCAGAGCTGGCAGTGTTCAACGGGAAGCTGTACAGCGTGGATGACCGCACGGGCGTGGTTTACCACATCGACGGCAACAGGGCGGTGCCTTGGGTTATCCTGCCTGATGGGGACGGCTCCATCCCCAAAG GGTTTAAGGCGGAGTGGCTAGCAGTGAAGGACGAGCACCTTTATGTGGGCGGCCTGGGGAAGGAGTGGACCACCACCACGGGGGAGGTGGTCAACAACAATCCAGAGTGGGTGAAGGTGGTGGGTCACCGGGGAGACGTGCAGCACCAGAATTGGGTCCCTAAGTACAATTACCTGAGGTCTGCAGCCGGGATCGTACCTCCAG GTTACCTGATTCACGAGTCAGCCGCGTGGAGTGACACTCTGCAGCGGTGGTTCTTCCTCCCACGTCGCGCTAGCAAGGAGCGCTACGATGAGACCGCCGATGAGCGAAGAGCCACCAACCTGGTCCTCAGCTGCTCGGCGGACTTCGAGGACATCACTGTGAGCCGGGTAGGCCCATACAACCCAACGCATGGCTTTTCCTCTTTCAAGTTTGTCCCTAACACAGACGATCAAATCATTGTGGCGCTGAAGTCGGAGGAGGACTCTGGGAAAATTGCCTCGTACATAATGGCTTTTACACTGGATGGACGGATCCTTTTACCCGAAACCAAGATAGGAGATGTGAAGTATGAGGGTCTGGAGTTCATTTAA